A single Saccopteryx bilineata isolate mSacBil1 chromosome 7, mSacBil1_pri_phased_curated, whole genome shotgun sequence DNA region contains:
- the MCEE gene encoding methylmalonyl-CoA epimerase, mitochondrial — translation MSRVLRAAVASAGGLFSRLSALVPTPRAFSTSRCSHQAAGAVWNLGRLNHVAVAVPDLDKARAFYRDVLGGQVSEVAPLPEHGVSVVFVDLGNTKVELLHPLGDDSPIAGFLQKNRAGGMHHICIEVDNIDAAVMNLKGKKVRCLSEKPTIGAHGKPVVFLHPKDCGGVLVELEQA, via the exons ATGTCGCGCGTTCTGAGGGCCGCGGTGGCGAGCGCGGGAG GTCTCTTTTCCAGACTCTCAGCTCTAGTTCCCACACCAAGAGCCTTTTCCACCTCACGGTGCTCACACCAGGCGGCTGGCGCCGTGTGGAACCTGGGGAGGCTGAACCACGTGGCTGTCGCCGTGCCGGACTTGGACAAGGCCAGGGCGTTTTATCGGGACGTGCTGGGGGGCCAGGTGAGCGAGGTGGCCCCCCTCCCCGAGCACGGCGTGTCCGTCGTGTTTGTCGACCTGGGAAACACCAAGGTGGAGCTGCTTCACCCTTTGGGAGACGACAGCCCGATTGCGGGGTTTCTGCAGAAAAACAGAGCCGGCGGCATGCACCACATCTGCATTGAG GTGGACAACATAGATGCTGCCGTGATGAACTTGAAGGGAAAAAAGGTCCGTTGTCTCAGTGAAAAGCCCACGATAGGGGCCCACGGGAAACCCGTGGTTTTCCTCCACCCCAAAGACTGCGGCGGCGTCCTCGTGGAGCTGGAGCAGGCGTGA